Genomic window (Verrucomicrobiia bacterium):
CGCTTTCGGTGTGGCGTTCTTCCGCAAGCATGCCGATTGGTCTCAACTCCTGAAGCTCTTTCCATGGGTCATCATTGGCGTGGTGCTCGGAACATTGGCGCTGGGTGCATTGAATGATGCCCAGGCACAGCGAACCATTGGCGGGCTGCTTGTCGCCATGGTGGCGATGCAATTCTGGCGCCGCCGGCAATCCGGCGACATTGCCGCACGGCTTCCCCACAGCCGCGTATTCGTGGCGCTCACGGGAATTGCGGCGGGGTTTGCCACGATGACTGCAAACGCCGCCGGGCCGATCATGTTTATCTACCTGCTGGCCGTGGGTTTGCCAAAACTTGCATTGGTCGGAACAGGGGCGTGGTTCTTCCTGATCGTCAACGTCTTCAAGGTTCCGTTCAGCGTGCACCTCGGCTTGATCCACGCAGAATCGCTTCTCATCGACGCAATCCTGTTGCTCCCGATGATTCCGGGCGCGCTGCTGGGACCGGTCATTCTCAAGCGAATCAACCAATCGATGTTTGAGACGATGGTTCTGGTATTCACCATCATCGCCGCAGTCCGCCTGTTGATCTGAACTCAACCGCGAGACTGCACAAAAGGAAACCCTGCCAAACCCGAAAATGCATTGTGCCCGCGCATCGTCTACATAGATTGAGCGCGTCCCCGTCGTCCTCTGCGGCGCAATCCATGCGATGCCCCGGACACGGACTGCCACGAGGCAAAACATCGACGGGAAACAAAATGTCCAGAACGGGATGCGCCGTTCGTCATAACAGATAACACACAATCCAAAGAACCGTATGACAGCAAACAACACCAACACCGTGCAGTTTCATCGAGTACTCCGCGCCACGCCGGAGCGGGTTTATCGCGCGTTCCTGGATCCTGACGCGATGGTCAAGTGGCTTCCGCCCAACGGATTCACGGCCAGGATGGAGAGCATTGATGCCAGGGTCGGCGGCAGCTATCGCATGGCGTTCACGAATTTTAGCACCGGCAGCAGTCACTCATTTGGGGGAACCTATCTGGAAATGAAGCCGAACGAGCTGATCCGCTACACGGACAAGTTCGACGATCCGAACCTGCCGGGTGAGATGGTGACGACCGTGGCGCTGAAGCCGGTTTCCTGCGGGACAGAATTGAAAATCTCGCAGGAAGGAATTCCGGCGGTGATTCCCGCTGAAGCGTGCTACCTCGGCTGGCAGGAATCGCTGACGCTGCTGGCAAAGCTGGTCGAAGCGGAAATTCCGGACCACAGTTGAGCCGCGTGGAAACCTGTGGCGCATACGGCGGCTCCGGGACGGTTCCGCTCGTATGCCTGCTTAGGATGGCGCAGACGCTGGCTTCGATGGCGGCCACGTCGCGCCAGCCAGTTCGCGCGGAAGTTGCGTCGGGTCGACGGGGTAGATGAGCGATAAATCCATTTTGGATTTCGAACCCTGAAGAAATTCCAGTTCCTCCGGGGCGCCCACCACCAGCCAGAGCACATCAGCTTCCGTGTCATTGAACACCTGCCGCAACTGGTCCGGTCCGACCAAAATGCCGCCATGCTTGGGCACGGTCAGTGTTTCATCGCCCACCCGGATTTTTCCGGTGCCTTCGAGGACCAGATAAAACTCCTCCTGCCGCACGTGCTTGTGGAGAGTGTTTGCACTTTTAGGGGGCATTCGCCAAAGGCGGGCCGCGAGATTTTCGCTCCCTGTTCGCTCCAGGAAATCCGCATTGGGGATCTGCATCAGGTTGGAGGGGCGCCAATGAAGATCGTCTGGCGTTATGAGTTGATAGCCTTGGAAGGTTTTCATTGGCGCAAGAATTTCACTGACGCGGCGTCAAATCAACCCGCTCGTGATTGCGCCTTGAGAGCAGGGGTGCGAAAGGCGTTTTGCACGTAGCAAAACAACAACGCCGTTAGGACCGCTGCGATCCCGGCATTTCTCCATTGAGTTACATCCGCAAACACATGCCAGCGGTCGAAGGCGGCATAGAAGGCGAGACAGAGAATCGCTGAATACGGAAGTGCCAGAACCAGCAGCGGAAGCTCAGTGGGCACTCGTGTGGAGTCGCCGCTGAACGACGCATTGATCTCGTGCCGCCTCCAGGAGTTCCAAATGAAATGTATCAGCGCTGATGTGCAGCGGATTGCGACGCCGATCAAGGCCGCCAGCGTTGCGAATCGAGCGAGCGGAACCAGCTTTTCCGGCAGCCATCCTGGCGGTGTGAAGAGCGCGGGTATCGAAGGCGAATGCCAGATCCAAATGCCCAGTCCCACTGCGACCCATCCGATGAGCGACATCAGGTTGCCGAAGCGAAGGCACCTGATCCGCCACAGGGCGCGGTCGTCGGCCAACACATCGTGAGCGGGAATGAACTGCTGCAGCGAGCTGTTCGCCGTGTCCGCGCAGATGCGCGCCAACTGCAGCACAAAGCCATCGATGTTTTCCCAATATGTGGTGTGATCGCTCAGCGCTGATCCCTCATTGAATATCAGCGCAGATTTGAATTGATTCGACGGCGGTTCGGGCGGGGTGGTTCGCGTGGGTCCGTTTGGAACTGGATCAGCCGACGCATAGAAGTCGAACCAGTGTCCCAGCCCCGCTGGCATGGAAACCAGGGTCACAGCCTTTCTCATGTCCTCCGATAACACCAAATAGACACCCGCCAGGAGCAGGATTAAATCGTAATAGAAGAGGCTTACCGAGAAGAGGGGAAGACTTGTTTTCTGCGCCGCATAAATCGCAAGGCCGATCAGCGCCAGCATGCCGAAGACGATGGAATTAAGGACGATGCTTTGTTCGTGCTGTCTGATGAAAGCGAACTTTTTGCCAAGTGACGCGATTGCCTTCCGCCCGGCCATTGCGATCGAAATGACGAGGGCAAGA
Coding sequences:
- a CDS encoding SRPBCC family protein — translated: MTANNTNTVQFHRVLRATPERVYRAFLDPDAMVKWLPPNGFTARMESIDARVGGSYRMAFTNFSTGSSHSFGGTYLEMKPNELIRYTDKFDDPNLPGEMVTTVALKPVSCGTELKISQEGIPAVIPAEACYLGWQESLTLLAKLVEAEIPDHS
- a CDS encoding sulfite exporter TauE/SafE family protein, translated to MNLEPWQWIFLAVGAFFSGLSKTGIAGLGILTVALFANALSARDSTGALLPLLICADAFGVAFFRKHADWSQLLKLFPWVIIGVVLGTLALGALNDAQAQRTIGGLLVAMVAMQFWRRRQSGDIAARLPHSRVFVALTGIAAGFATMTANAAGPIMFIYLLAVGLPKLALVGTGAWFFLIVNVFKVPFSVHLGLIHAESLLIDAILLLPMIPGALLGPVILKRINQSMFETMVLVFTIIAAVRLLI
- a CDS encoding cupin domain-containing protein, whose product is MKTFQGYQLITPDDLHWRPSNLMQIPNADFLERTGSENLAARLWRMPPKSANTLHKHVRQEEFYLVLEGTGKIRVGDETLTVPKHGGILVGPDQLRQVFNDTEADVLWLVVGAPEELEFLQGSKSKMDLSLIYPVDPTQLPRELAGATWPPSKPASAPS